The sequence GCCAGCCGCAGCGTCTCGTACGAGAACGTCGAGTACGTGCTCAGCGCCCCGCACAGCCCGGCCCCGAGCAGCAACTGCCACCGCGAGGAGGCGGCCCCCGCGAGCGCCGCCCCGGACAGCGTCCCGAGGATCAGGCAGGCGGTCGCGTTGACCACGAAGGTGCCCCAGGGGAAGACGGCGTCCGGGCCGTCCAGCCGTGCCTGCACCGCGCGGTCCAACAGGTAGCGCAGCGGCGCGCCGACGGCCGCGCCCGCCACCACGAGCAGCCAGTTCACCGCGGGCCGCCGCCGGGTCCGGGGCCGCGCCCTCGCCCGCGGAGCGCGAGCCGCGTCACCGAGGCCGCCGCCCACACCGCGCCGAGCGCCGCCACCACCGTGAACCCGCCGTAGGCCAGGGCGGTCCCCGTCTCCCCCTCGTCCAGGAGCCGCGAGAAGTCCACCGCGTAGGTGGAGAAGGTGGTGAAGCCGCCGAGCACGCCGACCCCGGCGAAGGGCCTCAGCAGCGGATGCGGCGACGTCCGGCCGCCCTCGCTGATCAGCACCATGAGTACGCCGATCAGCGCACTGCCGGAGGCGTTGATCCACAGGGTCGCCCACGGGAAGGCCCCGGGCGCGGCCGGCCACAGCAGGGAGACCCCGTACCGCGCCGCGCCGCCGGCCGCGCCGCCGACCGCCACCGCCGCGAGGACCCGGGCCTGCGGCTCGGCGCGCTGCGCGGGTACGTGCAGGTCGACGTCCGGGTCGATCGCCTCCGCCGGCCCGTCGGGAACAGGCCCCGGAGCCGACCCCGGACCCGGCCGGGTCACCCGTAGCCCAGCGCGTGCAGCCGGTCGTCGTCGATCCCGAAGTGATGGGCGATCTCGTGCACCACGGTGACCTCCGTCTCGGCGACCACGCTCTCCCGGTCCTCGCACATGCGCAATGTGGGATTGCGGTAGATGGTGATCCGGTCCGGCAGCACCCCGGCGTACCACTCGCCGCGGTCCGTCAGGGGAGTTCCCTCGTACAGGCCGAGCAGCTCGGGGTCGTCGGCGGGTGGTTCGTCCTCGACGAACACCGCCACGTTGTCCATCAGCCGCGTCAGCTCCGGCGGAATCCGGTCCAGGGCCTCTGCGACGAGCTCCTCGAACTCCTCGCGCGTCATCTCCAGCACCCGGCCATTGTCGCTCCGGGGGAAACCGTTTTGGCGATAGCTCCCCGGATCCCATATGCTTCTCACGTCCCCGACGCGCTGAGAAGTGCCCGGCGGGCCTTTAGCCCTCATCGTCTAGTGGCCCAGGACGCCGCCCTTTCAAGGCGGTAGCACGGGTTCGAATCCCGTTGGGGGTACGCATTACCGTGTGCAAGACTTGTTCTCGCACACTGCAAGGTCCTGTGGAGCAGTTGGTTAGCTCGCCACCCTGTCAAGGTGGAGGTCGCGGGTTCAAGTCCCGTCAGGATCGCTGAAGCCGGAAACGGTTTCGTGGCTGGGTAGCTCAGTTGGTACGAGCGATCGCCTGAAAAGCGATAGGTCGCCGGTTCGACCCCGGCCCCAGCCACCATCAAGAAGGCCCCGTCCATCGGACGGGGCCTTCTGTGGTTACTCCCCCTCCGCCTCGGCCGCCGCCGCACGCTCCCTGCGGCGCCACTGCACGACGCCGACGGCCGCCGCCCCCGCGGCGACCAGGGCGAGCAGCGCCCCGTCCGGGACCGCGTCCGCCAGCGAGCCGACCCACTGCTCCACGGCGAACGAGTCGTCCACGTCCAGCAGCCCCGGCAGTGCGCTCGCCCCGTCGTAGGCGAGGAACAGCCCGCCCAGGGTGATGAAGAACAGCCCGGACAGCAGCGAGGTGGTGTGCAGCTCGAAGCGGCCGACGCGCAGGGCCCGCCCGCGCAGCCAGCGCCGCCTGCCCAGGTCGAACCGCTCCCACAACAGGGCCAGCAGGAACAGCGGCACGGCCATCCCCAGGGCGTAGACCGCGAGCAGGACACCGCCGTAGACGGGGCTGCCGCTGACCGCCGCGACCGTCAGCACGCTGCCCAGGATCGGGCCGGCGCAGAAGCCGGCCAGCCCGTAGACCGCGCCGAGCGCGTACACCGACAGGGCGGTGGTCGGCCGGATCCGGCCCGACAGCTCCGAGATCCGCCTCGGGGCGAAGCCGAGGCCCAGGATCTGCGCCAGGCCGAGCGCGATGATCAGCCAACCGCCGCCCAGCACGAGCTGGTCGCGGTTGCTGTGGAAGAACCGCCCGGCGTACGAGCCGGCCGCCCCCAGCGGTACGAGGGTGCTCGCGAGGCCCGCGTAGAAGATCCCGGTGCGCGCCAGGAGCCGCGAGGTGGAGTCGATGGAGTACGCGAAGAAGGCCGGCAGCAGCAGCGCGCTGCACGGGCTGAGCAGTGCGAGGAGGCCGCCCAGCAGGGCGGCCAGGTACCCGATGTCGGTCACTGCTTCGCCGCCTCGGCCTTCGCCTTGGCGATGGCCGCCGTGAACGTGTCCAGCGGCTGGGCGCCGGCGATGGGCCTGCCGTTCAGCAGGAAGGAGGGGGTGGAGGTGACGCCGATGCGGTAGCCCTCCTCCTGGTCCTTGCGCAGGGCCGCGGCGGCCTGCTCGCCGGCCATGTCCGCCTTGAAGCGCTCCAGGTCCGGGACCCCGGCCTCGCGGGCCAGCTCCACGAGCCGGGGCTCGGCGAAGCCCTTCTCCTTCGAGCCGCCGGCGTAGGCCGCCGCGTGGAAGGCGTCGAAACGGTCCTGCTGCCCGGCCGCCCAGGCGGCCTTGGCCGCGGCCTCGGACTCGGCGCCGAAGATCGGGAAGTTGCGCCACTCGATGCGCAGGGTGCCGTCCTGCACGTACTTCTTCACCAGTTCGGGCTCGGTGTCCCGGGCGAACTTGCCGCAGTAGCCGCACTTGAAGTCGGAGTACTCGATGAGCACGACGGGCGCGTCGGCGCGGCCGACAGCGAGCTTGTCGCCGGATTCACGGCGGGCCAGGGCCTTGAGCTCGGCGGTGGGGTCGGTCGCGGGCGCGGCCTCGGCGGCGGAGCCGGCCGAGCCGGTCGAGTCGGGTGCGGTGGCCTGCCAGGAGACGAGCCCGAGGGTGATCGCGGCGAGGGCCACCCCGGCGGAGATCAGCAGGGGTTTGGCGGAGGACTTCTTGGCGGACTTCTTGGCGGCGGGCTTCGGGGAAGAGGGCATGCGGGTGCTCCAGTGCTGCGGGTGGGTGGGACGGGACCGGGGGACCGGTCCCTCTAGACCCGCATCACGCAGAGCCGCAGCCGGTCGGGGGCCGGGCGGTCGGGGCCGCGTACGGGGCTGCGCGCGGTGCCGGCCGCGGCCGGACCGGCGTCCTCGGGCACCGCCCGGACCGGCGGGACCTGGGCGTGCTGCTCGCCCGCGGCACGCCGGGGGACGGCGGGCGAGCCGCCGTGGCCCGGAGCCGTCGGCGCGCAGGCGGGCCCGTCGGCGTCGGTGGAAACGGCCGCCCGCGGCCACGCCATGGCCGATCCGGTGTCCGGGGCCGAGACCGGGACGGCTGCAGGGCCCGAAGCCGAGGCAGGAGCCGGGGCCAGGGTCGGGCCCGGGTCCGGGGCCGCCGCGACAGAAGTCGGGGCCGAGGCCGGAGCCGGGGCCGTTCCGGGCGTCGGGGCGAGCGCCACCGCCTGGGTCGCGCAGCCCAGCAACACCGCCAGTACCGCGAGCACGGCGCAGCCGAAGAGGCGGGGGCGGGACAAGGTGGGCTGCCTCTCATACGGACGACCGACGGACTCGTCCCGAAATGGTACGGGTCCACCCGACAAATGCGTTCGCCACCCGGAGGGCCCAGGTGAGATCCTCGATCAGGTATGTCTACTTCCTTCGCCGCCCTGCAGACGCTTCTCGGTGAGATCTCCCTCCGTGACGCGCACCGCCTCGGCCGCCGCCTCGAAGGCGCCCGCCGTATCCGCAAGCCCGAGGCCAAGCAGGCCGTGCTCGACGAGATCGCCGCGGAGGCCACCAAGGCCGCCGAGCGTCTGGCCGGCCGTGCCTCGCGGATGCCGGAGGTCACGTATCCCGAGAACCTGCCCGTCAGCCAGAAGAAGGACGAGATCGCCGAGGCGATACGCGACCACCAGGTCGTGATCGTCGCGGGCGAGACCGGGTCCGGCAAGACCACGCAGATCCCCAAGATCTGTATGGAGCTGGGCCGCGGCGTCCGGGGCATGATCGGGCACACCCAACCCCGCCGGATCGCCGCCCGCACGGTCGCGGAGCGGATCGCCGAGGAGCTGAAGTCCGAGATCGGGCAGACCGTCGGCTGGAAGGTCCGGTTCACCGACCAGGTGGACCAGGACGCGACCTTCGTGAAGCTGATGACGGACGGCATCCTGCTCGCCGAGATCCAGACGGACCGCGAGCTGCGCGCCTACGACACGATCATCATCGACGAGGCCCACGAGCGGTCGCTGAACATCGACTTCCTGCTGGGCTATCTGGCCACGCTGCTGCCGAAGCGTCCCGACCTCAAGGTCGTCATCACCTCGGCGACCATCGACCCCGAGCGCTTCTCCCGCCACTTCGGCGAGGCGCCGATCGTCGAGGTCAGCGGGCGCACGTATCCGGTGGAGGTGCGCTACCGACCGCTCCTGGAGGAGGACTCCGAGGACAGCGACCGGGACCAGATCACCGCGATCTGCGAGGCCGTGGACGAGCTCCAGGGCGAGGGTCCGGGCGACATCCTGGTCTTCCTCTCCGGTGAGCGGGAGATCCGCGACACGGCGGACGCCCTGAACAAACGGAACCTCCGCTTCACCGAGGTCCTCCCCCTCTACGCACGCCTCTCGCACGCCGAGCAGCACCGCGTCTTCCAGCAGCACACCGGGCGCCGGATCGTCCTCGCGACCAACGTCGCCGAGACCTCGCTGACCGTCCCCGGCATCAAGTACGTGATCGACCCGGGCACGGCCCGGATCTCCCGCTACAGCCACCGCACCAAGGTCCAGCGCCTGCCGATCGAGCGGATCTCGCAGGCCAGCGCCAACCAGCGCAAGGGCCGCTGCGGTCGTACCAGCGACGGCATCTGCATCCGGCTGTACTCCGAGGACGACTTCGACGCCCGTCCCGAGTTCACCGACGCCGAGATCCTGCGGACGAACCTGGCCTCCGTCATCCTCCAGATGACCGCGGCCGGCCTCGGCGAGATCGAGAAGTTCCCCTTCATCGACCCGCCGGACCACCGCAACATCCGCGACGGCGTCCAGCTCCTCCAGGAGCTCGGGGCGCTCGACCCGGAGGAGAAGGACCCCAAGAAGCGGCTCACGCAGATGGGCCGCCAGCTGTCCCAGCTCCCGGTGGACCCGCGGCTGGCCCGCATGGTCATCGAGGCCGACAAGAACAACTGCGTCCGCGAGGTCATGGTCATCGCGGCGGCCCTGTCCATCCAGGACCCGCGCGAGCGGCCCTCGGACAAGCAGACCCAGGCCGACCAGAACCACGCCCGCTTCAAGGACGAGACCAGCGACTTCCTCTCGTTCCTGAACATGTGGCGCTACGTACGCGAGCAGCAGAAGGAGCGCGGCTCGTCCTCGTTCCGCCGGATGTGCAAGCAGGAGTACCTCAATTTCCTGCGCATCCGGGAGTGGCAGGACATCTACTCCCAGCTGCGCACGGTCGCCAAGGGCATGGGCATCCACGTCAATGAGGCCGACGCCCCCGAGCAGGTCGTGCACGTCTCGCTGCTGGCGGGTCTGCTCTCGCACATCGGGCTCAAGGACACGGACAAGAACGAGTACCTGGGCGCGCGGTCGGCCAAGTTCGCGATCTTCCCGGGCTCCTCGCTCTTCAAGAAGCAGCCCAAGTTCGTGATGTCGGCCGAGCTGGTGGAGACCTCGCGGCTGTGGGCCCGGGTGAACGCCAAGGTGGAGCCCGAGTGGGTGGAGCCGCTGGCGCAGCACCTGGTCAAGCGCACCTACAGCGAGCCGCACTGGGAGAAGGACCAGGCGGCCGTGATGGCGTTCGAGAAGGTCACGCTGTACGGCGTACCGATCGTGGCCCAGCGGAAGATCAACTACGGCCGGATCGACGCCGAGGTCTCCCGCGACCTGTTCATCCGCAACGCTCTCGTCGAGGGCGACTGGCGGACCCACCACAAGTTCTACGCCGACAACCGCAAGCTCCTCACCGAGGTGGAGGAGCTGGAGAACCGGGCCCGGCGCCGCGACATCGTGGTCGACGACGAGACGCTCTTCGACTTCTACGACCAGCGGATCCCGGCGCACGTGGTCTCCGGGGCGCACTTCGACTCGTGGTGGAAGCACAAGAAGCGCGAGGAGCCCGAACTCCTCGACTTCGAGCGCGAGATGCTGCTGACCGAGAAGGCGGCCGGGGTCACCAAGGCCGACTACCCGGACTCCTGGCGGCAGGGGCAGCTGAAGTTCCGGGTGACCTACCAGTTCGAGCCGGGCGCGGACGCGGACGGCGTGACCGTGCACATCCCGCTGCAGGTGCTGAACCAGGTCACCGACGAGGGCTTCGACTGGCAGATCCCGGGCCTGCGCGAGGAGGTCGTCACCGAGCTGATCCGCTCGCTGCCCAAGCCGATCCGCCGGCACTACGTACCCGCGCCGAACTACGCCGGCCGCTTCCTGGACACGGCGGTGCCCTTGCAGGAGCCGCTGCCGGTCACGCTGGCGCGCGAGCTCCAGCAGATGGTCGGTGTCCCGGTCTCGGCCGAGGACTTCGACCTCGGCCGGATCCCCGACCACCTCAAGATCACCTTCCGGATCGTCGACGAGCGCCGTAAGAACCTCGCCGAGGACAAGGACCTGGAGGCCCTGCGGCTGAGGCTGCGGCCGAAGGCCCGCCAGGCCCTCTCCAAGGCCGCCGCGGCCACCGCCGAGCGGGCGGGCGGGGAGTCGGTGGAGCGCACCGGGCTGACCGACTGGACGATCGGCACCCTGACCAAGGTCTTCGAGACCCGCCGGGCCGGCCAGCCGGTGAAGGCCTACCCGGCGCTGGTCGACGAGGGCGCGAGCGTCTCGGTCCGGCTCTTCGACACCGAAGCCGAGCAGCAGCAGGCGATGTGGCTGGGCACCCGGCGGCTCATCCTGCTGAACATCCCGGTGAATCCGGCGAAGTTCGCCTCGGACCATCTGAGCAACCAGCACAAGCTGGCCCTGTCCCGAAACCCGCACGGCTCGATCCAGGCGCTCTTCGACGACTGCGCGACCGCGGCGACCGACAAGCTGATCGCCGACCACGGCGGCCCGGCGTGGGACGAGGCGGGCTTCCGGAAGCTCTACGAGGCCGTCCGCGCCGACCTGGTGGACACGACCGTGCGCACGGTGAGCCAGGTGCAGCAGGTGCTGGCCGCCTGGCAGGCCTGTGAGCGCCGACTGAAGGCCACGGGCAGCCTGGCGCTCGTCGCGAACATCCAGGACGTCAAGACGCAGCTGGCGGCCCTGATGCCGGCCGGCTTCGTGACGCTCACGGGGCTGCGCCGACTGCCGGACCTGATGCGCTACCTGGTGGCGGCGGACCGGCGACTCCAGCAGATGCCCACGGGCGTCCAGCGCGACACCACGCGCATGGAGAAGGTCCACGAGATGCAGGACGAGTACGCCTGGCTGCTGGAGCAGTTGCCGAAGGGACGGCCGGTCCCGTCCACGGTCACGGACATCCGCTGGATGATCGAGGAACTGCGCGTCAGCTACTTCGCGCACGCGCTCGGGACGGCGTACCCGATCTCCGACAAGCGCATCGTGAAGGCGGTGGACGCGGCGGCTCCGTGACCGGCGCCGTGGTCCGGTTCGACTGCACCCCCTGAGCTGCGGTACAGTCTGATTCGCAGCCGCCGAGCGGCCGCAAATCAAGGACCTGTGGAGCAGTTGGTTAGCTCGCCACCCTGTCAAGGTGGAGGTCGCGGGTTCAAGTCCCGTCAGGTTCGCAGAAACGTCAGGGCCCGTATCCCTCTGGGGATGCGGGCCCTGACGCGTTGGCGGGTGACATCGCCCGGGCGGCCTTGGGGGACGCCTGGGGCTCGTGGAGCGCCCGCGCCACCCGTGAACACCTCCCGGCCACCTCCGCCCCCTCTCCGGGGCCCCTGCGGCGTTCGCCCACCTCGTGCGGACGGAACCCCGGCCGCTCCGGACGCGGCGGGGGCCGACAGGGGCACGACGGGGGCGAACCGTGGGTCGCCGCCCGGAATCCCCCGTTCGCATGATGCGCCTCGTGATGCACTTCCCCTTTACGGGGTGCATTGCCGGATATACAAGGGTGATCATCTGTGACGGGAGTCACCACATGAGTTTTTGAGACTCATACTTTTATCGCACCCATACGCTCGCTCGATAGAATATGTGCAATGGCACCTACCCCGCCGGTAGTCCCTCGCGCGATCGAGACCGCCCTGACCTGGGCATAAAAAAGATCGCGCTGGACCCGGCGGAGTCCAGCGCGATCGAACGACCTGGGACCTGTTGGGGCAGACCCGGTCGTTTGAAGCTATGTGGGTCTCATCGGATTGGGGGACCCGATAAACCCGTTAAAGCGGGGTGTTTACGCGACCTCAGGCCTCGCTGCGCTGCTGCGGAATTCCCGCGAGCAGTGCGCGAACCTCGGCCTCGCGGTACCGGCGGTGTCCACCCAGGGTGCGGATGGACGTGAGCTTGCCAGCCTTGGCCCAGCGGGTGACCGTCTTCGGGTCCACGCGGAACATCGTGGCAACCTCAGCCGGGGTCAGCAGCGGCTCGGCATCAGGGGTGCGAGCGGTCATGAGCGGCCTCCTCGGGAGAACCGAACCATCTCGGTTCTTTCCTCTAAATTCTGCACCTTGGCCCGCGTTGCCCGAAATGGACATACGCGGGCCGAGTCGGTTATAGGACGAACGGCTTGTCCTCGGCACTACAACTACACCATCCGTCCAGCCTCGACGGCCAAACCGACGGAATTGCCCTCCGAGGTGTTCATCAGCGGCGGAAGCCGATGGACCGTCCCATAGCGGACAGTCACCCCACTGTGACGATCAGTCACAGAGCGATCAGGAGTCGTCAGACCCCCCGTAGAGTGCAATGCCGAGCATTCCGCCCTTAGTTGGGCGGAAGGAACCCTCCCCGGACTCCTTGTCCTATTTTGGCACGAGGGTAGGGGAAGGGCGCAAGGGTGTAGTTAGTGCGGTCCGTCACGCTTGGGCCAATGGCCCGTATCGGGACGTAGGTCCTGGCACTACGTCCCAAATGCCATGATCAGGCCTCTGATCAGCCATTATTGACCGATCGACCGATACCGGACGATACGCGTGACCCCCTCTCGGGTGAAACCAGCCACATAGGCCCCTTTCGGCCTAATTCGCGAAAAGTCGCTCCCGGACCGCTCGCCAACGCTCCGCCAGCCCCTCGTAGACCTCGGTCGCGCCCTCCCTGTCCCCGGCCCGCAGGGCCGCGATGCCCGCCGCGAGATCCGCGGCCGAGCGGTCGGCCGCCAGCCGGTCCGCCGGCAACGCGTGCACCAACCCGCCGTAGTCCAGCTCGACCAGCGAGCGCGGGTGGAACTCCTCCAGCCAGCTCCCCACCTCCGCCAGCCCGTCTGCGAGCGACCCGTACCCCTCCGCGTCGCGCAGGGTCCGCAGCGCCCGCGCGAGTCGCCGCCGGGCCTGGACCATCGGCGTGCGGTAGCGCAGCCGCTCGCCCGGCACGTGGTCCCGCTCCTCGTCCGCCACCAGGACGAACCAGCGCAGCGGAACCTGCCACACCCCGGTACGGATCCACGGGCGCGCGTCCGGGTTCCGCTCGCGCCAACGCTCGTAGTCCTCGGCCGCCTGCCGGCGGGTCCCCGGCGGGAGCGCCGCGTCCAGGACCGGGCGCGGGAACCACTCGACGAGCTCCTGCAGCGCCAGCCAGCCGCGCAGCCGGGTGCGCCACGGGCAGATCAGCAGCACCCCGTCGACCACCACCGTGAAGGCGTCCGCGCTCTCGTGGGCCGGCACCCCCACCACCGGGACCCGCACCAAGTCCGACAGCGACCGGCGCAGTTCGTCCTGGGCGGTGGGGGTCGCCCCGCGCCGGGCGTAGTCGGCCCAGTGCGTGCGCTCCGGCTCGGCGAAGGCCGCCAAGGGCTCGTAGACGCGCAGGTAGGAGGCGTACGGGACGGTCGGCGCGGAGCGCGCGGACGGCAGCGGGAGATCGGAGGATTCGCTCACGCTCTCGTACTGCCCTTCCGCAGGGCCCGGTTCACCTCCGGGCGCCCGCGCGCCCTCGTACCACGGGAGTGTTTCGATCCTCGGACAGGTCACCTACGGACGGCCCTCAGGTCTTACTCTGCTCCCAGCACGCCCTCCCCCACCCGCAGGGCGGGCGTCTTTCCGCCGCATCTCTTCCATGGGAGTCACCACCGTGACCGAAATGACCGACGGCGTCCTGCACACCCTGTTCCGTTCGGAGCAGGGCGG comes from Streptomyces virginiae and encodes:
- the crcB gene encoding fluoride efflux transporter CrcB gives rise to the protein MNWLLVVAGAAVGAPLRYLLDRAVQARLDGPDAVFPWGTFVVNATACLILGTLSGAALAGAASSRWQLLLGAGLCGALSTYSTFSYETLRLAERGRGFLAAANVVMSVLVGLGAVHLGSQVARQLLG
- a CDS encoding FluC/FEX family fluoride channel is translated as MTRPGPGSAPGPVPDGPAEAIDPDVDLHVPAQRAEPQARVLAAVAVGGAAGGAARYGVSLLWPAAPGAFPWATLWINASGSALIGVLMVLISEGGRTSPHPLLRPFAGVGVLGGFTTFSTYAVDFSRLLDEGETGTALAYGGFTVVAALGAVWAAASVTRLALRGRGRGPGPGGGPR
- a CDS encoding metallopeptidase family protein; translation: MLEMTREEFEELVAEALDRIPPELTRLMDNVAVFVEDEPPADDPELLGLYEGTPLTDRGEWYAGVLPDRITIYRNPTLRMCEDRESVVAETEVTVVHEIAHHFGIDDDRLHALGYG
- a CDS encoding cytochrome c biogenesis CcdA family protein; the encoded protein is MTDIGYLAALLGGLLALLSPCSALLLPAFFAYSIDSTSRLLARTGIFYAGLASTLVPLGAAGSYAGRFFHSNRDQLVLGGGWLIIALGLAQILGLGFAPRRISELSGRIRPTTALSVYALGAVYGLAGFCAGPILGSVLTVAAVSGSPVYGGVLLAVYALGMAVPLFLLALLWERFDLGRRRWLRGRALRVGRFELHTTSLLSGLFFITLGGLFLAYDGASALPGLLDVDDSFAVEQWVGSLADAVPDGALLALVAAGAAAVGVVQWRRRERAAAAEAEGE
- a CDS encoding DsbA family protein — translated: MPSSPKPAAKKSAKKSSAKPLLISAGVALAAITLGLVSWQATAPDSTGSAGSAAEAAPATDPTAELKALARRESGDKLAVGRADAPVVLIEYSDFKCGYCGKFARDTEPELVKKYVQDGTLRIEWRNFPIFGAESEAAAKAAWAAGQQDRFDAFHAAAYAGGSKEKGFAEPRLVELAREAGVPDLERFKADMAGEQAAAALRKDQEEGYRIGVTSTPSFLLNGRPIAGAQPLDTFTAAIAKAKAEAAKQ
- the hrpA gene encoding ATP-dependent RNA helicase HrpA → MSTSFAALQTLLGEISLRDAHRLGRRLEGARRIRKPEAKQAVLDEIAAEATKAAERLAGRASRMPEVTYPENLPVSQKKDEIAEAIRDHQVVIVAGETGSGKTTQIPKICMELGRGVRGMIGHTQPRRIAARTVAERIAEELKSEIGQTVGWKVRFTDQVDQDATFVKLMTDGILLAEIQTDRELRAYDTIIIDEAHERSLNIDFLLGYLATLLPKRPDLKVVITSATIDPERFSRHFGEAPIVEVSGRTYPVEVRYRPLLEEDSEDSDRDQITAICEAVDELQGEGPGDILVFLSGEREIRDTADALNKRNLRFTEVLPLYARLSHAEQHRVFQQHTGRRIVLATNVAETSLTVPGIKYVIDPGTARISRYSHRTKVQRLPIERISQASANQRKGRCGRTSDGICIRLYSEDDFDARPEFTDAEILRTNLASVILQMTAAGLGEIEKFPFIDPPDHRNIRDGVQLLQELGALDPEEKDPKKRLTQMGRQLSQLPVDPRLARMVIEADKNNCVREVMVIAAALSIQDPRERPSDKQTQADQNHARFKDETSDFLSFLNMWRYVREQQKERGSSSFRRMCKQEYLNFLRIREWQDIYSQLRTVAKGMGIHVNEADAPEQVVHVSLLAGLLSHIGLKDTDKNEYLGARSAKFAIFPGSSLFKKQPKFVMSAELVETSRLWARVNAKVEPEWVEPLAQHLVKRTYSEPHWEKDQAAVMAFEKVTLYGVPIVAQRKINYGRIDAEVSRDLFIRNALVEGDWRTHHKFYADNRKLLTEVEELENRARRRDIVVDDETLFDFYDQRIPAHVVSGAHFDSWWKHKKREEPELLDFEREMLLTEKAAGVTKADYPDSWRQGQLKFRVTYQFEPGADADGVTVHIPLQVLNQVTDEGFDWQIPGLREEVVTELIRSLPKPIRRHYVPAPNYAGRFLDTAVPLQEPLPVTLARELQQMVGVPVSAEDFDLGRIPDHLKITFRIVDERRKNLAEDKDLEALRLRLRPKARQALSKAAAATAERAGGESVERTGLTDWTIGTLTKVFETRRAGQPVKAYPALVDEGASVSVRLFDTEAEQQQAMWLGTRRLILLNIPVNPAKFASDHLSNQHKLALSRNPHGSIQALFDDCATAATDKLIADHGGPAWDEAGFRKLYEAVRADLVDTTVRTVSQVQQVLAAWQACERRLKATGSLALVANIQDVKTQLAALMPAGFVTLTGLRRLPDLMRYLVAADRRLQQMPTGVQRDTTRMEKVHEMQDEYAWLLEQLPKGRPVPSTVTDIRWMIEELRVSYFAHALGTAYPISDKRIVKAVDAAAP
- the bldC gene encoding developmental transcriptional regulator BldC, coding for MTARTPDAEPLLTPAEVATMFRVDPKTVTRWAKAGKLTSIRTLGGHRRYREAEVRALLAGIPQQRSEA